A genomic window from Pseudanabaena yagii GIHE-NHR1 includes:
- a CDS encoding NACHT domain-containing protein → MVAALMLRAPSEAILKAKEELSSNGYTSVQLASELGIAVQLVDNFLNGEIVDRNTYNLVCDKLHIPINSSEDQPPKKSDNLSSQDIADSKPAKNELTNGHAAINDKEMRVIANFSDVSVKSENIAPIDDEIDYPQPNQFVQKIRRHISSALIRQCDRLRVIDINTPLYLHDLYTDIEVFIDLPSSQYLDLNETFQNIPPEQYDRFYLAKLNPSSIPANQALEEYNKLLVTGSLGAGKTTLLKYWALACITDQILSDYLPIFLPLRSLVDTGNFHGTNSLGNPFTWLKSQFTSYGLANEILDGASIDNLLEQLLSEGNFLLLWDGLDEIPDNYRTEIAYQILNFSDLYPKNRMVVATRNPVYSHILESFKTIEVAPFQESQIAEFAGKWVQTTCPQLPKKLDKFQQLLNTNQPLAEVAKNPLLLTHICTAFNSCEYLKPNFYQEILNLLLSKWEQTKCLPSSTNQSLSVAQKQDLLSYIAIVSLDRHGYVWQNNELEDDFQACIRASRNLANVAIDRDQFFQLLKWRHSLLIESAKGVHRLCHTTLHDYLAAYRIANSNPAAAQKYLLERMYLNRWHGVIVMTVSISQQADHMLQMMKRKIDELVIKDPHLQSFLSWVNQQSIQMKTPYKAVTIRALYLDIDLENTRSLDRARALDIAHSRSLERARTKALGFDNTMETEVDIDYTINLALNLDLALYFANHRILDLACILEPDLHKGLQFLRQKFPDPYKDREKFSKWWQAKGLDWSKKLRSLIVQHRKGSQEWQFSENQLKILRTYHDANKLLVECLNNAEYVSPLVKNQIESTLLSPQGEYTILQY, encoded by the coding sequence AGAAGCCATTCTAAAAGCTAAGGAAGAACTCTCAAGTAATGGCTATACTTCCGTGCAATTGGCAAGTGAGCTTGGTATCGCAGTGCAACTAGTTGACAACTTTCTGAATGGAGAAATTGTTGATCGCAATACCTATAACCTAGTCTGTGACAAGCTGCATATCCCCATCAATTCCTCTGAAGATCAACCACCAAAAAAATCAGATAATTTAAGCAGTCAAGATATTGCAGATTCTAAGCCTGCTAAGAACGAATTGACCAATGGTCATGCTGCTATAAATGACAAGGAGATGCGAGTAATCGCTAACTTCAGTGATGTTTCCGTAAAATCAGAAAATATCGCCCCAATTGATGATGAAATTGATTACCCCCAACCTAATCAGTTTGTCCAGAAAATTCGTCGCCACATTTCTTCCGCCTTAATTCGTCAATGCGATCGCCTCAGAGTCATTGATATTAATACTCCCCTGTATTTACACGATCTATATACAGATATTGAAGTCTTTATAGATTTACCAAGTAGCCAATATCTAGATCTCAACGAGACTTTCCAAAATATTCCGCCTGAACAATATGATCGCTTCTATTTAGCGAAGCTAAATCCGTCCTCAATTCCTGCAAATCAAGCCTTAGAAGAATACAACAAGCTATTAGTAACTGGCAGTTTAGGGGCAGGTAAAACCACATTACTCAAATATTGGGCTTTAGCCTGTATTACTGATCAAATCCTGTCTGATTATTTGCCAATATTTTTGCCATTGCGCTCGCTAGTAGATACTGGTAACTTTCATGGGACTAATTCCCTCGGCAATCCCTTTACATGGCTGAAATCTCAATTTACTAGCTATGGATTGGCTAATGAAATATTAGATGGAGCATCAATTGACAATTTACTAGAGCAGCTATTAAGCGAAGGGAATTTTCTCTTGCTTTGGGATGGACTGGATGAAATCCCAGACAATTATCGAACTGAAATTGCTTATCAAATTCTGAATTTTAGTGATCTCTATCCCAAAAATAGAATGGTAGTGGCTACCCGCAATCCAGTCTATAGCCATATTTTGGAATCTTTTAAAACTATAGAAGTTGCTCCTTTCCAAGAATCACAAATAGCCGAATTTGCAGGTAAATGGGTTCAAACTACCTGTCCTCAATTACCTAAGAAGTTAGATAAATTCCAACAATTACTAAACACCAATCAACCCTTAGCTGAAGTTGCGAAGAATCCTCTACTATTGACACATATTTGTACAGCTTTCAACAGTTGTGAATATCTCAAACCTAACTTTTATCAGGAAATTCTCAATTTGTTATTAAGCAAATGGGAACAGACGAAATGCTTACCCAGTTCCACAAATCAATCCCTATCAGTTGCCCAAAAACAGGATTTGCTTTCCTATATAGCGATCGTTTCGCTCGATCGCCATGGTTATGTTTGGCAAAACAATGAACTAGAGGATGACTTTCAGGCTTGCATCAGGGCTAGTCGGAATTTAGCTAATGTAGCGATCGATCGCGATCAATTTTTTCAACTCCTGAAGTGGCGACACAGCTTATTAATTGAATCTGCCAAAGGTGTTCATAGGCTCTGCCATACGACCTTACATGACTACCTCGCAGCTTATCGCATTGCCAATAGTAATCCTGCGGCGGCTCAAAAATATTTGCTAGAGCGGATGTATCTCAACCGTTGGCATGGAGTGATCGTCATGACAGTGAGCATTTCCCAGCAAGCCGATCATATGTTACAGATGATGAAACGCAAAATCGATGAGCTTGTGATCAAAGATCCGCATCTCCAATCATTTTTGTCATGGGTAAATCAGCAATCAATTCAGATGAAAACTCCCTACAAGGCAGTGACGATTCGGGCGCTGTATTTAGACATTGATTTGGAGAATACGCGATCGCTTGATCGCGCACGTGCTTTAGATATTGCCCATTCACGTTCTTTAGAGCGCGCACGAACCAAAGCTTTAGGCTTTGATAACACTATGGAAACAGAGGTGGATATTGATTACACGATTAATCTCGCCCTCAACCTCGACCTCGCACTATATTTTGCTAATCATCGCATTTTAGACTTAGCCTGCATCCTTGAACCAGATCTTCATAAGGGGCTACAGTTTTTACGTCAGAAATTTCCTGATCCTTATAAAGATCGTGAGAAGTTTTCTAAATGGTGGCAAGCTAAGGGGCTGGATTGGTCAAAGAAATTACGCAGCCTAATAGTGCAACATCGCAAGGGTTCACAGGAATGGCAATTTAGCGAAAACCAACTTAAAATATTGCGGACATATCACGATGCCAATAAGCTTTTG